Proteins from a single region of Bartonella sp. M0283:
- a CDS encoding NTP/NDP exchange transporter, translated as MTNKLQHIFERLFALKAHETVAFLGGFFTLFLVFCSYFMLRPVRETFGIAGGVDHLSWLFTATFCAMFLVVPIFGFISQKIKKTNLFIYSTLFCSLVMLGFTISLYYNSGNVWVGRAFFVWVSVYNLFVISLTWSFLAEVFTKEQAERLFGPLSAGASLGGITGPLISAFMVEKVGYAGLLLISTALFLSTLFLWLFLVHWRSDFGRGKDMKQNLHTGTETEKENGETYSGIWIGLKLIVQSPYLRQIAVYAIFTSAGTTFLYYAQARLVQATFTNPNEQTQFFSIMDTVVQTSSILIQMFVTARIAKKFGVTFLLVSLPVMMVILFGLLGIFYCFPILAIAMILRRVGEYALARPAREMLFSAVDENSRFSAKNAIDTFVYRGSDAFWGWIDTLIRNVVQPPVIMLLALILSCLWAISGKKIGKRYDEL; from the coding sequence ATGACAAACAAGCTGCAACATATATTTGAACGTCTGTTCGCGCTAAAAGCGCATGAAACAGTTGCTTTTCTAGGCGGCTTTTTCACGCTTTTTCTCGTCTTTTGCAGCTATTTCATGTTGCGACCGGTGCGTGAAACATTCGGCATTGCCGGTGGTGTCGATCATCTCTCATGGCTTTTTACCGCCACTTTTTGCGCCATGTTTCTCGTTGTGCCCATTTTCGGCTTTATCAGCCAGAAAATTAAAAAGACCAATCTCTTTATCTATTCAACACTCTTTTGTAGCCTTGTGATGCTCGGCTTTACGATAAGCCTTTATTATAATAGCGGCAATGTTTGGGTGGGGCGCGCATTCTTTGTCTGGGTGTCGGTTTATAACCTGTTTGTTATTTCGCTGACATGGAGCTTTTTGGCCGAGGTTTTTACCAAAGAACAGGCAGAACGCCTGTTTGGCCCCCTATCGGCAGGTGCAAGCCTTGGCGGCATAACCGGCCCGCTGATAAGTGCATTTATGGTTGAAAAAGTGGGCTATGCCGGCCTGCTTTTAATTTCGACAGCGCTGTTTTTATCAACACTTTTTCTCTGGCTTTTTCTCGTGCACTGGCGAAGTGATTTTGGCCGCGGCAAAGACATGAAACAAAACCTGCACACGGGAACCGAAACGGAAAAAGAAAACGGTGAAACCTATTCCGGCATATGGATTGGCTTGAAACTTATCGTGCAATCGCCTTATCTCCGCCAAATTGCCGTTTATGCCATTTTCACTTCGGCCGGAACCACTTTTCTTTATTACGCGCAGGCACGCCTTGTTCAGGCGACCTTTACCAATCCCAATGAACAGACACAGTTTTTTTCCATTATGGATACGGTTGTGCAAACCTCGTCCATTCTTATCCAGATGTTCGTTACCGCCCGCATTGCAAAAAAATTCGGCGTGACATTCTTGCTTGTGAGCTTGCCTGTGATGATGGTGATCCTGTTTGGACTGCTTGGCATATTCTATTGTTTTCCGATTTTGGCAATCGCGATGATATTGCGGCGTGTGGGAGAATATGCACTTGCCCGCCCTGCCCGTGAAATGCTCTTTTCGGCAGTTGATGAAAATTCGCGCTTCAGTGCAAAAAACGCTATTGATACTTTTGTCTATCGCGGGTCGGATGCATTCTGGGGCTGGATTGATACGCTTATCCGCAACGTCGTCCAGCCGCCGGTCATTATGCTGCTTGCACTTATTTTATCCTGTCTCTGGGCAATTTCGGGAAAGAAAATCGGCAAGCGTTACGACGAACTTTAA
- a CDS encoding NADPH-dependent F420 reductase, which translates to MSLDRRFILKSALALSLAEIFSLSKAFSQNTEKSAGKTSNSSKAETVDDSPATKTEADEKKLKIGVIGAGSLGGTVATLLVKSGHSVMFSSRHPDELRRLTNPLGDKASVGTPRQAAQFGDVILVAVPFSAWPQIGKDFAAEMKGKIVIDATNPPLWGGTLEPLSIEAKKNGIAETVKKYVPDVRLVRAFSAVDATVIEDCFNKKIKAVGMPIASDDEKALAVVAELVRETGCEPVITGKLETAHIFAPGEPGFRAHLPADKLRKRLGL; encoded by the coding sequence ATGTCTCTTGATCGTCGTTTTATATTGAAATCCGCTTTGGCTCTGTCTCTTGCCGAGATTTTTTCGCTTTCAAAAGCTTTTTCACAAAATACCGAAAAATCGGCGGGGAAGACTTCAAATTCATCCAAAGCGGAAACAGTAGACGATAGCCCTGCAACAAAAACGGAAGCTGATGAAAAAAAACTTAAAATCGGGGTCATTGGCGCCGGCTCGCTTGGCGGAACCGTTGCAACCCTCCTTGTGAAATCCGGCCATTCGGTGATGTTTTCTTCGCGCCATCCGGATGAGTTGCGACGCTTGACAAACCCGCTTGGAGACAAAGCTTCAGTCGGTACACCGCGCCAGGCGGCACAATTTGGTGATGTTATCCTTGTTGCAGTGCCGTTTTCGGCCTGGCCTCAAATCGGCAAAGATTTTGCCGCCGAAATGAAGGGGAAAATTGTTATTGACGCTACCAACCCGCCTTTGTGGGGAGGAACTTTAGAGCCTCTTTCAATTGAAGCAAAGAAAAACGGCATTGCCGAAACGGTAAAAAAATATGTGCCGGATGTGCGCCTTGTCCGTGCTTTTTCGGCAGTTGACGCTACGGTGATTGAAGATTGTTTCAATAAAAAGATAAAAGCTGTTGGTATGCCGATCGCTAGTGACGATGAAAAAGCGTTGGCCGTTGTGGCCGAGCTCGTGCGCGAAACCGGTTGCGAACCTGTCATCACCGGCAAACTTGAAACAGCGCATATTTTCGCCCCCGGCGAGCCGGGTTTTCGTGCCCACCTTCCGGCAGATAAATTGCGTAAACGCCTTGGCCTATAA
- a CDS encoding aldo/keto reductase yields MDITRRQFAIACGAAFMLGPTISATTQATAIKNPPIRLKTGRMIPTLGMGTWTLAAGQRPLEQEEEALATGLDLGMNLIDTAELYSSGKAEEMVGRVIKKAGTKPYVVSKVMPSHATKAEDIRNACKNSLQRLGLKQMDLYLLHWRGGISNLKTVVDTFEELKSEGAIVDWGVSNFSVNDMNDLFSLEKGDQCATNQVEYSLVDRSIEGGLLDWSKNNAMPIMAYSPLGSGKTPLLQNAVLKDIAQKHHMTAAAIAIGWTIRNNFTISIPQSGSPAHCRENSAALSLHLDEDDLAKLDKAFPI; encoded by the coding sequence ATGGACATAACACGTCGACAATTTGCTATCGCCTGTGGTGCAGCTTTCATGCTTGGTCCGACAATTTCGGCAACTACACAAGCCACAGCTATAAAAAACCCTCCAATCCGTCTTAAAACCGGCCGGATGATCCCGACGCTTGGCATGGGAACATGGACGCTTGCAGCCGGTCAACGCCCTCTAGAACAAGAAGAGGAAGCGCTTGCAACCGGTCTTGATCTTGGCATGAATCTGATTGATACCGCCGAGCTTTATAGTTCCGGTAAAGCTGAAGAAATGGTTGGCCGCGTCATCAAAAAGGCCGGAACGAAACCATACGTGGTTTCAAAAGTCATGCCTTCGCACGCAACAAAAGCCGAAGACATTCGCAATGCCTGCAAAAACAGCCTTCAACGCTTGGGATTAAAGCAAATGGATCTTTATCTTTTGCATTGGCGTGGCGGAATTTCAAACCTCAAAACTGTGGTTGATACATTTGAAGAATTAAAAAGCGAAGGTGCCATTGTCGATTGGGGCGTTTCCAATTTTTCCGTTAACGACATGAATGATCTTTTCAGCCTTGAGAAAGGCGACCAATGCGCAACCAATCAGGTGGAATATTCACTTGTCGACCGCTCTATCGAAGGTGGCCTTCTCGATTGGTCAAAAAATAACGCTATGCCGATTATGGCCTATTCACCGCTTGGTTCCGGCAAAACCCCGCTTTTGCAAAATGCGGTGTTAAAAGACATTGCGCAAAAACATCATATGACTGCTGCGGCAATCGCAATCGGCTGGACAATCAGAAACAATTTTACCATTTCCATTCCCCAATCAGGTTCGCCTGCACATTGCCGTGAAAACAGCGCCGCACTTTCTCTTCATCTTGATGAAGATGATCTTGCAAAACTTGATAAGGCTTTCCCGATTTGA
- a CDS encoding PLP-dependent aminotransferase family protein, whose product MSNELINIDAMDTNYSPKSSRAGIGDSLYQKIIALIDSGTFQIGQRVPSIRALSRELGVGKNTVESVYSRLIGDGYLVSRGPAGTYVASLSLAPESQSKKAATNSAKHQSIYAEGTTFKKLQIGLPAIDLFPAKYWSSLSKRKIAETHNALFYPLPTGLKKLKESITRYVGLSRGIVCEPDQVFISSGFRGALNLLMKALGEPKDKVFLEDPCFPPALDIVKSSGTHIVAVPVDHNGMQISDALKNHPDVKFIIVTANHQSPLGYVLGDDNRNTLLDWSEKNGTFIIEDDYDSEFRYDNKPLPALASLNNHRKANMIYIGSFSKLINPDLRLGYFIVPKYMVPKITDFYQKWIDGFPILTQSVLSEFMDSGNFAKHLNKMRLNYKKRQIFLQTALNRYVSDIFHVKNFNHGLNTLLLCKNRVECDDLELMTIAQKENFGIGCISNRQIERRDLSGLILSFSNLKTQEEAYKIISDFNQVIRPYVSSK is encoded by the coding sequence ATGTCAAACGAGCTTATAAACATAGACGCGATGGACACAAACTATTCGCCAAAATCGTCTCGCGCAGGAATTGGTGATAGCCTCTACCAAAAGATCATTGCATTAATCGATAGCGGTACTTTTCAAATAGGACAGCGCGTACCCTCGATTAGGGCGCTTTCGCGTGAACTGGGGGTTGGAAAAAACACCGTCGAAAGCGTATATAGTCGTCTTATTGGAGATGGTTATCTCGTCTCCAGAGGGCCTGCCGGCACATATGTTGCAAGCCTTTCCCTCGCCCCTGAAAGCCAGTCAAAAAAGGCTGCGACTAATTCCGCAAAACATCAGTCCATTTATGCCGAAGGAACGACCTTCAAAAAGCTCCAGATCGGTTTACCGGCCATTGATTTATTTCCCGCAAAATACTGGAGTAGTCTTTCAAAGCGAAAGATTGCTGAAACGCATAATGCGTTGTTTTACCCACTTCCAACAGGGCTAAAAAAATTAAAAGAAAGCATCACGCGTTACGTCGGGCTGTCCCGTGGAATCGTTTGCGAACCCGATCAGGTTTTCATCAGTAGCGGCTTTCGCGGCGCCTTGAATCTCCTCATGAAAGCTCTGGGTGAACCGAAGGATAAAGTATTTTTAGAAGACCCGTGTTTTCCGCCCGCTTTGGATATTGTTAAAAGTTCGGGTACACATATTGTCGCTGTTCCTGTCGATCATAACGGAATGCAAATTTCTGATGCTTTAAAAAACCATCCTGACGTTAAATTTATCATCGTCACAGCCAATCATCAAAGCCCTCTCGGCTATGTTCTGGGAGATGATAATCGCAATACATTATTAGATTGGTCTGAGAAAAATGGTACATTTATAATAGAAGATGATTACGATAGTGAATTCCGATATGATAACAAACCATTACCGGCTCTTGCCAGTCTCAATAATCATAGAAAAGCCAATATGATCTATATTGGTAGTTTCAGTAAATTAATTAATCCTGACTTACGATTGGGCTATTTTATTGTTCCAAAGTATATGGTTCCGAAAATAACCGATTTTTATCAAAAATGGATAGATGGATTTCCAATATTAACCCAATCTGTTTTATCCGAATTTATGGATTCCGGTAATTTTGCCAAACATTTGAACAAAATGAGGCTTAATTATAAAAAAAGGCAAATATTTTTACAAACTGCATTGAATAGATATGTTTCCGACATATTCCATGTAAAAAATTTCAATCACGGACTTAATACATTATTACTATGCAAAAATCGTGTTGAGTGTGACGATCTGGAATTAATGACAATTGCACAAAAAGAAAATTTTGGAATTGGATGCATTTCAAACCGTCAAATAGAAAGAAGAGATTTGAGCGGATTAATATTATCCTTTTCTAATTTGAAAACACAGGAAGAGGCGTATAAAATTATCTCGGATTTTAATCAGGTCATCAGACCATATGTTTCTTCCAAATAA
- a CDS encoding ATP-grasp domain-containing protein — protein sequence MNKNCVIIVDPMSTGALYAPLISKLGYLCYCVQSDPNLPPKFANSFTGEGFFDQNLYSADEIKNKLGSNDVFAVLCGAETGVYCTEALADYFGVPGNDVHHTNWRRSKIDMQKRLKINGLKHIKTIEITREMKDFPIFSSPTGYVLKPNESCLTDDVLFFENPDDVKQHIKEIDWDRTNAVGQKNTSFLLQERLTGDEYVVDLVSFKGVTKVCSLCRYRKGTHNNSHFVYEALEVLDLTIKDYAPLLSYAVECIKAVAIEYGPAHLELIWTKTGPVMVEVGARLHGGIAPLLFNECYSNGLLETAVSVCSDNFNSKPAILGTNGRIIFLINEKADRHVSDTSRLIRDFQSIPGVSTVKLFFGDNSPIPLTTDLANCPGIITTVAKDAATLDVIKDKIRALFAA from the coding sequence ATGAATAAAAATTGCGTTATTATTGTTGATCCGATGTCAACAGGTGCTCTTTATGCCCCTTTAATATCGAAACTTGGATATTTGTGTTATTGCGTTCAGTCTGACCCAAATCTTCCCCCCAAATTTGCGAATAGTTTTACCGGTGAAGGTTTTTTTGACCAAAATTTATACTCGGCTGATGAAATTAAAAATAAGCTCGGTTCTAACGATGTGTTTGCGGTCTTATGCGGTGCTGAAACGGGCGTCTACTGCACAGAAGCGCTTGCCGATTATTTCGGCGTTCCAGGCAATGATGTGCATCATACAAATTGGCGCCGTAGCAAGATTGACATGCAAAAGCGCCTCAAAATCAATGGCCTAAAACATATCAAGACAATCGAGATTACTCGGGAAATGAAGGATTTTCCTATATTTTCATCTCCAACCGGATATGTATTAAAACCGAACGAATCCTGTTTAACCGATGATGTTCTGTTTTTTGAAAACCCTGATGACGTGAAGCAGCACATCAAAGAAATCGACTGGGATAGAACAAATGCTGTTGGCCAGAAAAACACGTCATTTCTCCTGCAAGAAAGACTGACGGGCGATGAATATGTGGTTGATCTCGTTTCCTTCAAAGGGGTGACAAAAGTTTGTAGTTTATGCCGGTACAGAAAAGGAACGCATAATAACAGCCATTTTGTTTATGAAGCGCTGGAGGTTCTGGACCTGACAATCAAGGACTATGCGCCATTATTGTCCTATGCTGTTGAGTGCATCAAAGCTGTCGCGATCGAATATGGGCCGGCTCATCTGGAACTTATATGGACAAAGACAGGTCCGGTGATGGTTGAAGTCGGAGCGAGATTACACGGCGGCATTGCCCCGCTTTTGTTCAACGAGTGCTATAGCAACGGATTGCTCGAGACGGCCGTTTCTGTATGCTCGGATAACTTCAATTCAAAACCCGCAATTCTTGGAACAAATGGGCGTATCATCTTTTTGATAAATGAAAAAGCGGATAGACATGTCAGCGATACGTCGCGCTTGATCAGAGATTTCCAATCTATTCCGGGTGTTTCCACTGTAAAACTTTTTTTCGGTGACAATAGTCCAATCCCTTTGACCACCGACTTGGCCAACTGCCCCGGTATCATCACGACCGTTGCGAAAGATGCCGCGACTTTGGATGTGATCAAGGATAAAATAAGAGCGCTCTTTGCTGCATGA
- a CDS encoding carboxymuconolactone decarboxylase family protein, giving the protein MKNLRLKYFDLSPELMSGFRAVKVGLEKSVVEQKLIELVYLRVSQINGCAYCLNLHTNSLLKDGETQRRISEVAGWRVSDQYSEKERAALNWAEQLTNISTSHADDESYEALKKVFSDKEISDLTFAISLMNGMNRLAISMRQ; this is encoded by the coding sequence ATGAAAAATCTCAGACTGAAATATTTTGACTTGTCACCGGAGCTCATGAGCGGTTTTAGAGCCGTGAAAGTCGGCCTTGAGAAAAGTGTTGTAGAACAAAAATTGATTGAACTGGTCTATCTCAGAGTTTCTCAAATCAATGGATGCGCATATTGCCTCAATCTTCATACAAATTCCCTGCTAAAAGATGGCGAAACACAGCGCCGCATATCCGAAGTGGCGGGATGGCGTGTGAGTGACCAATATTCTGAAAAAGAACGGGCAGCACTGAACTGGGCCGAGCAGTTAACAAACATATCGACAAGCCACGCCGATGACGAATCTTACGAGGCATTAAAAAAGGTCTTTAGTGACAAGGAAATATCAGACCTTACATTTGCAATATCGCTGATGAATGGAATGAACAGACTTGCCATTTCTATGCGGCAGTGA